DNA from Mesorhizobium sp. DCY119:
ATCAACTTGCGAGCCTGGTCGGGCGTCCCGACTGCGTCGCGGCTGAATAGCAAGGAGTTTCCCAGGATGAACCAGGCAATCGTCTCCAGATCCGCGCCAGCAATGAGCGGCTTCGAGCGCGCCGAGTATGATATCGGCGGCGTCCGCACCGTCGTCCACAGCATCGGCAAGGGCAAGCCCTTGGTGTTTCTTCACGGTGCGGGCACTTTTCCCGGCTTCGAATTCGCCCACCTGCTTGCCGCCGATGCGCGCGTGATCATTCCCTACCATCCCGGTTTCGGCGAATCCGCCGACGGCGAGCACATCGCATCGATCGACGACCATGTGCTGCATTATGCCGACCTGTTCGATCGCCTCGGCCTCGCAGACTTCGACCTTGCCGGCTTCTCGTTCGGCGGCTGGATCGCCGCCGAATATGCCGCGCGCATGAGCAGCAGCCTGCGCCGGCTGGCACTGGTGGCGCCGGCCGGGCTGGTGGTGCGCGCGCATCCTGCGCCGGACCTTTCGACTGTCGCGCCGCAGGATTTGCCGGGCTATCTAACGCATGATCCGCAAGTGGCGATCGGCTATTTCCCGAAGGCACCCGATCCGGCCTTCGACCAGTCGCTTGGCCGCGAAATGATGGCATTCGGCAAGCTTCTCGGCGACGAGCCGCAAGGCAACCCCAATCTTGAACGCTGGCTGCATCGCATCAGCGTTCCGACCCTTTTGCTTTGGGGCAGCGAGGACCGCATGCGCCCGGCAGCCCAGGCGTCCGCCTGGCTCAAGCGACTTCCAAACGCGCGGCTCGAACTGGTGGCAGATGCAGGCCATCTCCTGTTCGAGGAAAAGCCGACGACCGCCGTCGCAATCCTTCGCGACTTCCTCGCCGCATGAAGACCACCGAACCGACATATCTCGAAAAGGACAGATCAATGATTGTGATGCAGGCCGGCGTGACCAAAAGCGAGGAAGCCTATGACGGTGCCAAATGGAGCATTCTTGGCCAGACCTACACGCTGAAACAACAGTCGGATGCTTCGATGGCCTGGCATGCGATCCTGCCGCCCGGCACCTTCGTGCCGCCGCACACTCATCCGACGCAGGACGAGTTCATCTCGGTCTTCGAAGGTCGTCTCGACCTCTGGCTGAACGGCAAGGAAGTCATCGCCAACGCCGGCGATCTCATCCGCCTGCCGATGGGCGAGCCGCACGGCATCTTCAACAAATCCTCCGGTACGGTCAGCAGCCTGTTCTGGGTTTCGCCGACGCGGGCGCTGCGCGGCCTTTTCGAACGCATTCATAATGTCGGCGATCCGGCCGAAGTGGTGCGCATCGCCGCCGAGCACGAGGTCGACTTCCTGCCGCCTCCGGCCTGAAGACATCCATGCCTTTCCCGTTCGCTGCGATTGCGGTGCGCGGGAACCGGGTATGGCCCGGCAATCATGAACGCCGCAAAGGCGCATCAATTCGCGAAAATGAATTTCCGAACAGGGGAACGGACGATGAATTGGGACACGATTTCTGAAACGGACAGATCACGCATAAAACGCTGGCAATTCGGCATGCTGGCGCTGGCACTGATATGCGAGATCTTTCTCGCCGCGGACTGGTACGCCTTTGCGGCGGTCATTCCCTTCATCTCCGAGACACTGCAACTCGATCCGGCTCAAGCCGGCCTGGCGCAGGGCATCTTCGCGTTGACATACGGCCTCGGCATGATCGCGTGGTCGCAGGTCAGCCGCAGCATGAGCGCCCGCAACATGCTCCTGATCGGCCTTGCCGGCACCGGCCTCGGCATGGTGCTGCAAGTCTATGTCCAGAGCTATGGCCAGTTGATCGCGCTCCGGCTTTTCATCGGCTTCTTC
Protein-coding regions in this window:
- a CDS encoding cupin domain-containing protein encodes the protein MIVMQAGVTKSEEAYDGAKWSILGQTYTLKQQSDASMAWHAILPPGTFVPPHTHPTQDEFISVFEGRLDLWLNGKEVIANAGDLIRLPMGEPHGIFNKSSGTVSSLFWVSPTRALRGLFERIHNVGDPAEVVRIAAEHEVDFLPPPA
- a CDS encoding alpha/beta hydrolase, with the protein product MNQAIVSRSAPAMSGFERAEYDIGGVRTVVHSIGKGKPLVFLHGAGTFPGFEFAHLLAADARVIIPYHPGFGESADGEHIASIDDHVLHYADLFDRLGLADFDLAGFSFGGWIAAEYAARMSSSLRRLALVAPAGLVVRAHPAPDLSTVAPQDLPGYLTHDPQVAIGYFPKAPDPAFDQSLGREMMAFGKLLGDEPQGNPNLERWLHRISVPTLLLWGSEDRMRPAAQASAWLKRLPNARLELVADAGHLLFEEKPTTAVAILRDFLAA